Proteins from one Alysiella filiformis genomic window:
- a CDS encoding ABC transporter substrate-binding protein, protein MHVLRLSLPILTAAILAACSPQNASAPQNAASQPTSPASTPVAAGETKNLAITAITEHPALDDIRYGLLEQLKTEGFEEGKNLKIDFQSAQGNPSTAAQIAKKFAGDKPDVIVPISTPSAQAVVATSKDIPIVYAGITDPIGAKLVSSWDASGTNVTGMSNQMDVQPELDLMRELIPDLKAIGYVFSPGEVNSVTVLNQLREKAASHNIKIVDVPAQTTSDVLAAARSLKGKVQIIFTAHDNNVVAAYPSMYKAAVEMKIPLLAADSNSVGKGAALALGVNDYNLGKETGKMVAQVLRGKAAGEMPSQKMQDLELVISPKHAAEQGLTLPESVLKRANKTVE, encoded by the coding sequence ATGCACGTTTTGCGTTTGAGTTTGCCCATTTTAACGGCTGCGATTTTGGCAGCGTGTTCGCCACAAAATGCGTCTGCGCCACAAAATGCCGCGTCTCAACCCACATCGCCTGCCAGCACACCTGTGGCGGCTGGCGAAACGAAAAATCTTGCCATCACCGCCATCACCGAACACCCTGCTTTGGACGACATTCGCTATGGCTTGTTGGAACAACTGAAAACCGAAGGCTTTGAAGAAGGCAAAAATCTGAAAATCGATTTCCAAAGCGCACAGGGCAATCCTTCTACTGCCGCGCAAATTGCCAAAAAATTCGCTGGCGACAAACCCGATGTGATTGTGCCAATCAGCACGCCCAGCGCACAAGCGGTGGTGGCGACAAGCAAAGACATTCCCATTGTGTATGCGGGCATTACCGACCCCATTGGCGCGAAATTGGTGTCATCGTGGGACGCATCTGGCACCAATGTTACGGGCATGTCCAACCAAATGGACGTGCAGCCTGAATTGGATTTGATGCGCGAGCTCATCCCCGATTTGAAAGCGATTGGCTATGTGTTCAGCCCAGGGGAAGTCAATTCGGTAACGGTGTTGAATCAGTTGCGCGAAAAAGCCGCCAGCCACAACATCAAAATTGTGGACGTGCCAGCACAAACCACATCTGACGTGTTAGCCGCCGCGCGCAGCCTGAAAGGTAAGGTGCAAATCATCTTTACCGCGCACGACAACAATGTGGTTGCCGCCTATCCTTCCATGTACAAAGCGGCGGTGGAGATGAAAATCCCCTTGCTGGCAGCCGATTCCAATTCGGTGGGCAAAGGCGCGGCTTTGGCTTTGGGCGTGAACGATTACAATTTGGGCAAAGAAACAGGCAAAATGGTTGCCCAAGTGTTGCGCGGCAAAGCGGCTGGCGAAATGCCATCGCAAAAAATGCAAGATTTGGAATTGGTCATCAGCCCCAAACACGCGGCAGAACAAGGTTTGACGCTGCCTGAAAGCGTACTCAAACGCGCCAATAAAACGGTGGAATAA
- the pyrB gene encoding aspartate carbamoyltransferase, with protein sequence MPNPLYQKNIISIADLSMTQLQLLLDTALKLKHNPQNTLLEGKLIASCFFEPSTRTRLSFETAIQRLGGKVIGFADGANTSAKKGETLADTARIISSYADAIIQRHPKDGAARVLAEFSRVPVINAGDGTNQHPSQTLLDLLTIYETQGSLNNLKIAMCGDLKYGRTVHSLAQALKLFDCEFAFISPPSLAMPDYITEELDAHSAKWQIFPDLESAIEWADILYMTRVQRERFDAEEFAKIQGKFNLSANMLANAKANLRVLHPLPRVDEIAPDVDNTPHAYYFEQATNGVYARMAMLALLLNEEVSFQAA encoded by the coding sequence ATGCCCAATCCCCTGTATCAAAAAAACATCATTTCCATTGCCGATTTGAGCATGACACAATTACAATTATTGCTGGATACTGCTTTGAAATTAAAGCACAATCCACAAAACACATTGCTGGAAGGCAAATTGATTGCATCATGCTTTTTTGAGCCATCAACACGCACACGGCTGTCGTTTGAAACCGCCATTCAACGCTTGGGCGGCAAAGTCATCGGCTTTGCAGACGGTGCCAATACCAGCGCAAAAAAAGGCGAAACCCTTGCCGACACCGCACGCATCATCAGCAGTTACGCAGACGCAATTATCCAACGCCACCCCAAAGACGGCGCAGCACGGGTGTTAGCCGAATTTTCGCGCGTTCCCGTCATCAACGCAGGAGACGGCACCAACCAGCACCCCAGCCAAACATTGCTTGATTTATTAACCATTTACGAAACGCAAGGCAGCCTGAACAACCTGAAAATCGCCATGTGCGGCGATTTAAAATACGGTCGCACCGTACATTCATTGGCACAGGCTTTAAAATTATTTGATTGTGAATTTGCCTTCATCTCGCCGCCCAGTCTCGCCATGCCCGACTACATCACCGAAGAATTGGACGCACACAGCGCAAAATGGCAAATTTTCCCCGACTTGGAAAGCGCGATTGAATGGGCAGACATTTTGTACATGACCCGCGTGCAACGCGAACGCTTTGACGCAGAAGAATTTGCCAAAATTCAAGGCAAATTCAATTTATCCGCCAATATGTTGGCAAATGCCAAAGCCAATTTGCGCGTGTTGCACCCCCTGCCCCGCGTGGACGAAATCGCCCCCGATGTGGACAACACCCCCCACGCCTACTATTTTGAGCAAGCCACCAATGGCGTGTATGCGCGTATGGCGATGTTGGCATTGTTGCTGAATGAAGAAGTGTCATTTCAGGCAGCCTGA
- the pyrI gene encoding aspartate carbamoyltransferase regulatory subunit: MKNNQLSVEAIENGTVIDHIPAGLGLTILRQFKLLHYGNAVTVGFNLPSQSQGKKDIIKIKDVQFSEEDANRLALFSPNAVVNQIENFVVIKKMRLSLPESITEVFCCPNQNCASHSEPVVSRFHVHQQNGLVKLKCHYCEKTFAREAVTEA; the protein is encoded by the coding sequence ATGAAAAACAATCAATTAAGTGTAGAAGCCATTGAAAATGGCACCGTGATTGACCACATTCCCGCAGGTTTGGGTTTAACCATTTTGCGACAATTCAAACTGTTGCATTATGGCAACGCCGTAACCGTGGGTTTCAACCTGCCCAGCCAAAGTCAAGGCAAAAAAGACATCATCAAAATCAAAGATGTGCAATTTTCCGAAGAAGATGCCAACCGTTTGGCATTGTTTTCGCCCAATGCGGTGGTAAACCAAATTGAAAATTTTGTCGTCATCAAAAAAATGCGTTTAAGCCTGCCTGAAAGCATTACCGAAGTCTTTTGTTGCCCCAACCAAAATTGCGCCAGCCACAGCGAACCCGTGGTCAGCCGCTTTCACGTTCATCAACAAAACGGTTTGGTCAAATTAAAATGCCACTATTGCGAAAAAACCTTTGCGCGTGAAGCCGTTACCGAAGCATGA
- a CDS encoding integration host factor subunit beta, which translates to MTKSELMARLAEVFAEKHPESELQAKDVEQGVKVLVDTMTRSLAKGQRIEIRGFGSFSLNHRPARVGRNPKTGESVNVPEKHVPHFKPGKELRERVDQAAK; encoded by the coding sequence ATGACAAAATCTGAATTGATGGCGCGTTTGGCAGAAGTTTTTGCTGAAAAACACCCTGAATCGGAATTGCAAGCAAAAGACGTTGAACAAGGCGTGAAAGTTTTGGTGGACACCATGACGCGCTCTTTGGCAAAAGGTCAGCGCATTGAGATTCGTGGTTTTGGTAGTTTCAGTTTGAACCATCGTCCTGCGCGTGTGGGTCGCAACCCAAAAACGGGCGAAAGTGTGAATGTGCCTGAAAAACACGTTCCGCATTTTAAACCCGGTAAGGAATTGCGCGAACGCGTAGACCAAGCTGCTAAATAA
- the rpsA gene encoding 30S ribosomal protein S1 has protein sequence MENFAQLLEEYSATQEMTHGEVITAEVVDITDKFVVVNAGLKSESLIDIAEFKNAHGELEVKVGDFVTVTIESVENGFGETKLSREKAKRAADWITLEEAMEDGEILSGVINGKVKGGLTVMINSIRAFLPGSLLDVRPIKDTSHFEGKEIEFKVIKLDRKRNNVVVSRRAVLEATLGEERKALMENLQEGTIVKGLVKNITDYGAFVDLGGIDGLLHITDLAWRRVKHPSEVLEVGQEVEAKVLRFDQDKQRVSLGLKQLGEDPWDGLARRYPQGHRLFGKVSNLTEYGAFVEIEQGIEGLVHVSEMDWTNKNVHPSKVVQLGDEVEVMILDIDEDKRRISLGMKQCQANPWEAFEADYNKGDKIKGAVKSITDFGVFVGLPGNIDGLVHLSDLSWTESGEEAVRKYKKGEEVEAVVLAIDVEKERISLGIKQLEGDPFNNYLAMNDKGALVKGTVKAVEAKGATITLADEVEGYLPASEFDSERVEDLTTKLKEGDEVEAIIVTVDRKNRSIKLSVKAKDAKANDEAFKAAQTAAPANAGTTSLGDLLKASLGKN, from the coding sequence ATGGAAAATTTTGCCCAGTTACTGGAAGAATACTCAGCAACCCAAGAAATGACTCATGGCGAAGTAATTACTGCCGAAGTTGTTGATATTACCGATAAATTTGTTGTGGTTAATGCTGGCTTGAAGTCTGAATCTTTGATTGACATCGCCGAATTTAAAAATGCACACGGCGAATTGGAAGTGAAAGTTGGCGACTTTGTTACCGTTACCATTGAATCTGTGGAAAATGGTTTTGGCGAAACCAAATTGTCGCGTGAAAAAGCCAAACGTGCTGCTGATTGGATTACTTTGGAAGAAGCCATGGAAGATGGCGAAATCTTGTCTGGCGTGATTAATGGCAAAGTGAAAGGCGGCTTGACTGTGATGATTAACAGCATTCGCGCATTCTTGCCTGGTTCTTTGTTGGACGTTCGCCCCATCAAAGACACTTCTCATTTTGAAGGCAAAGAGATTGAATTTAAAGTCATCAAATTGGATCGCAAACGCAACAATGTGGTGGTATCTCGCCGCGCTGTGTTGGAAGCCACTTTGGGTGAAGAACGCAAAGCTTTGATGGAAAACTTGCAAGAAGGCACCATCGTTAAAGGCTTGGTGAAAAACATTACCGATTATGGTGCATTCGTTGATTTGGGCGGCATTGATGGCTTGTTGCACATCACTGATTTGGCTTGGCGTCGTGTTAAGCACCCAAGCGAAGTGTTGGAAGTGGGTCAAGAAGTGGAAGCCAAAGTATTGCGCTTTGACCAAGACAAACAACGTGTTTCTTTGGGCTTGAAACAATTGGGCGAAGACCCATGGGACGGTTTGGCTCGCCGCTATCCACAAGGTCATCGCTTGTTCGGTAAAGTGTCTAACTTGACTGAATACGGTGCATTTGTTGAAATTGAACAAGGCATTGAAGGTTTGGTTCACGTTTCTGAAATGGACTGGACAAACAAAAACGTTCACCCAAGCAAAGTCGTTCAGTTGGGCGATGAAGTTGAAGTGATGATTTTGGACATTGATGAAGACAAACGCCGCATTTCTTTGGGCATGAAACAATGTCAAGCTAACCCATGGGAAGCTTTTGAAGCGGACTACAACAAAGGCGACAAAATCAAAGGTGCGGTTAAATCCATTACCGATTTTGGCGTATTTGTAGGTTTGCCTGGTAACATTGATGGCTTGGTACACTTGTCTGATTTGTCTTGGACTGAATCTGGCGAAGAAGCGGTTCGCAAATACAAAAAAGGCGAAGAAGTGGAAGCGGTTGTATTGGCAATTGATGTGGAAAAAGAACGCATTTCTTTGGGCATCAAACAATTGGAAGGCGACCCTTTCAACAACTACTTGGCAATGAATGACAAAGGTGCTTTGGTTAAAGGTACGGTGAAAGCGGTTGAAGCCAAAGGTGCAACCATTACTTTGGCTGACGAAGTGGAAGGTTATTTGCCTGCTTCTGAATTTGACAGCGAGCGCGTTGAAGACTTGACCACCAAGTTGAAAGAAGGCGATGAAGTGGAAGCGATTATCGTAACCGTGGACCGCAAAAACCGCAGCATCAAATTGTCTGTGAAAGCCAAAGACGCAAAAGCCAACGATGAAGCGTTCAAAGCGGCTCAAACGGCTGCTCCTGCTAATGCGGGTACAACCAGCTTGGGCGATTTGTTGAAAGCCTCTTTGGGCAAAAACTGA
- a CDS encoding cysteine ABC transporter substrate-binding protein — protein sequence MQLTKKSLSFFSAIALSLGLVACGGGDKPADSQSKAETNAAAPADADTLAKIKAADKIRIGVFGDKPPFGYVDADGKNQGFDVEIARELTKDLLGSPDKVEFILTEAANRVEYAKSGKVDLVLANFTQTPERAEVVDFATPYMQVSLGVISPANAKITDIAQLKGKTLLVNKGTTADAYFTKNHPEITLLKFDQNTETFDALKDGRGVALAHDNALLWAWAKENPNFEVAIGKLGEPENIAPAVKKGDTALLNWVNEEMAKIKQDGRLVAAYDKTLKPVYGDKVKPEELLAK from the coding sequence ATGCAATTGACCAAAAAATCCCTTTCATTTTTTTCCGCCATTGCGTTAAGCCTTGGCTTGGTGGCTTGCGGTGGTGGCGACAAACCTGCCGACTCTCAGTCCAAAGCCGAAACCAACGCAGCCGCCCCAGCCGATGCCGATACTTTGGCAAAAATCAAAGCCGCCGACAAAATCCGCATTGGCGTATTTGGCGACAAGCCCCCCTTTGGCTATGTGGACGCAGATGGTAAAAATCAAGGCTTTGATGTGGAAATCGCCAGAGAATTGACCAAAGATTTGCTTGGTAGCCCTGATAAAGTGGAATTTATCTTAACCGAAGCCGCCAACCGTGTGGAATACGCCAAGTCAGGTAAAGTGGATTTGGTATTGGCAAACTTTACCCAAACCCCAGAGCGTGCCGAAGTGGTTGATTTTGCAACACCTTATATGCAAGTGTCTTTGGGTGTGATTTCGCCAGCCAATGCCAAAATCACCGATATTGCTCAATTAAAAGGCAAAACTTTGCTTGTAAACAAAGGCACAACCGCCGATGCCTATTTCACCAAAAATCACCCCGAAATCACCTTACTTAAATTTGACCAAAACACCGAAACTTTTGATGCCTTAAAAGACGGTCGTGGTGTGGCATTGGCACACGACAACGCTTTATTGTGGGCGTGGGCAAAAGAAAATCCAAACTTTGAAGTGGCGATTGGCAAATTGGGCGAACCTGAAAACATCGCCCCAGCCGTGAAAAAAGGTGATACGGCTTTGCTTAATTGGGTAAATGAAGAAATGGCGAAAATCAAACAAGATGGTCGTTTGGTTGCTGCCTATGATAAAACGCTAAAACCTGTTTATGGCGACAAAGTGAAACCAGAAGAGTTGTTGGCTAAGTAA
- a CDS encoding amino acid ABC transporter ATP-binding protein: MNQNKTPLIQIKNLRKCYGDTIAIPNLNLDLHKGEVVVILGASGCGKSTLLRCVNGLESIQDGSITMRGVGEFGVDIAWEKARQKVGMVFQSYELFAHMNVMDNILLGAIKAQKRDKDEATQQAHQLLKRVGLYDRRTAFPRELSGGQKQRIAIVRALCMNPEAILLDEITAALDPEMVREVLDVVLELAKDGMSMLIVTHEMGFAQKVADRIVFMDKGLIIEENTPEQFFTNPTTDRAKQFLNMMEYNA, translated from the coding sequence ATGAACCAAAACAAAACGCCCTTAATTCAAATTAAAAATTTACGCAAATGCTATGGCGACACCATTGCCATTCCCAATTTGAACTTGGATTTGCACAAAGGCGAAGTGGTCGTGATTTTAGGTGCATCAGGTTGTGGCAAATCCACCTTACTTCGTTGTGTGAATGGTTTGGAAAGCATACAAGACGGCAGTATTACAATGCGCGGCGTGGGCGAATTTGGCGTGGACATTGCGTGGGAAAAAGCACGCCAAAAAGTCGGTATGGTGTTTCAAAGCTATGAATTGTTTGCCCATATGAATGTGATGGACAATATTTTGCTTGGGGCAATCAAAGCCCAAAAAAGGGACAAAGACGAAGCCACCCAGCAGGCTCATCAATTATTAAAACGGGTTGGCTTGTACGACAGACGCACCGCCTTTCCACGAGAATTGTCGGGCGGACAAAAACAGCGTATCGCCATTGTTAGGGCGTTGTGTATGAATCCAGAGGCGATTTTGTTGGACGAAATCACCGCAGCCCTAGACCCCGAAATGGTGCGTGAAGTGCTTGATGTGGTACTGGAATTGGCAAAAGACGGTATGAGTATGCTCATCGTAACGCACGAAATGGGCTTTGCCCAAAAAGTTGCCGACCGCATTGTCTTTATGGATAAGGGTTTGATTATTGAAGAAAATACGCCAGAGCAATTTTTTACAAACCCCACAACCGACCGTGCCAAACAGTTTTTAAATATGATGGAATACAATGCCTGA
- a CDS encoding amino acid ABC transporter permease → MALDWLFQGQNLPRLAEGLWLTAQISFISVGISCITGTLFGLIMRSSNPFVRLLSILYLETIRIVPILVWLFMLYFGLAEWTGVHLSGLWVCVWVFVLWGTAEMGDLVRGALQSIEKHQVEAGLALGLSRFQVFYLIEAPQGLRRLLPSAINLFTRMVKTSSLAALIGVIEVVKVGQQIIENSLLTVPNASFWVYGLIFVLYFVICYPLSLLANRLEQQWES, encoded by the coding sequence ATGGCACTTGATTGGTTGTTTCAGGGACAAAATCTCCCCCGCCTTGCCGAAGGCTTGTGGCTGACCGCTCAAATTTCCTTTATTTCGGTGGGCATTTCGTGCATCACAGGGACTTTGTTTGGCTTGATAATGCGGTCGTCCAACCCATTTGTTCGCTTACTGAGCATACTTTATTTGGAAACCATACGCATTGTGCCGATTTTGGTGTGGCTGTTTATGTTGTATTTTGGGCTGGCTGAATGGACGGGCGTGCATTTGAGTGGACTGTGGGTGTGCGTGTGGGTGTTTGTGCTGTGGGGAACAGCAGAAATGGGCGACTTGGTGCGTGGTGCTTTACAATCCATTGAAAAACATCAAGTAGAAGCAGGATTGGCATTGGGGCTTTCTAGGTTTCAGGTGTTTTATCTGATAGAAGCCCCACAAGGTTTACGAAGATTGTTGCCCAGTGCCATTAACCTGTTTACCCGTATGGTCAAAACCAGCTCGCTTGCGGCATTGATTGGCGTGATTGAGGTGGTAAAAGTGGGTCAGCAAATCATTGAAAACTCCTTACTAACCGTGCCAAATGCGTCTTTTTGGGTATATGGTTTGATTTTTGTGTTGTATTTTGTGATTTGTTACCCTTTATCTTTACTTGCCAATCGCCTAGAACAACAATGGGAAAGTTAA
- a CDS encoding amino acid ABC transporter permease: MNWQYIWQTAPRFFQAALMTLELAVYGIVLSLLLGGVVAIFTAYKTPILNKISRAYIELSRNTPLLIQLFFLYYGLPKIGIKWSGFTCGVIALVFLGGSYMAEALRAGLIAVPKGQIEAGKAIGLNKIQIFWYVVLPQAWAIALPAVGANVLFLIKETSVISAVAVVELMFLTKDIIGMDYKTNEALFLLFISYLLILLPVAMWARWAEKKARSAKYGT, from the coding sequence ATGAACTGGCAATACATCTGGCAAACCGCTCCCCGATTTTTTCAGGCAGCCTTAATGACTTTGGAATTGGCTGTTTATGGCATTGTTTTGTCATTGTTATTGGGTGGTGTGGTGGCGATTTTCACCGCCTACAAAACCCCCATCTTGAACAAAATCAGTCGAGCTTATATTGAATTGTCTCGCAATACCCCTTTGTTGATTCAGTTGTTTTTTTTGTATTACGGCTTGCCCAAAATCGGCATTAAATGGAGTGGCTTTACCTGTGGCGTGATTGCCCTTGTGTTTTTGGGGGGCAGTTATATGGCAGAAGCCTTGCGAGCGGGCTTGATTGCCGTTCCCAAAGGACAAATAGAAGCAGGCAAAGCCATTGGTTTGAATAAAATTCAAATTTTTTGGTATGTGGTGTTGCCCCAAGCGTGGGCGATTGCCCTGCCTGCGGTGGGAGCGAATGTCTTGTTTTTAATCAAAGAAACTTCCGTCATCAGTGCGGTAGCGGTGGTGGAATTGATGTTCTTAACCAAAGACATTATTGGTATGGATTACAAAACCAACGAAGCCTTATTTTTGTTATTTATCAGCTATTTGCTGATTTTGTTGCCTGTGGCAATGTGGGCAAGATGGGCAGAGAAAAAAGCAAGGAGTGCAAAATATGGCACTTGA
- a CDS encoding OsmC family protein: MKITSQWVENRCFVATNETGQSVVMDGQAASEGGKRGASPMELLLMGVAGCSSIDVVEIAKKQRQRIVDCIATVEGTRADSIPKVFTEIHIHFQVIGHDLNHEAIAKAVSLSAEKYCSASIMLGKAAKVSHSFEIVAAE; the protein is encoded by the coding sequence ATGAAAATCACAAGCCAATGGGTAGAAAATCGCTGCTTTGTCGCCACCAACGAAACAGGACAAAGCGTGGTCATGGACGGACAAGCCGCCAGCGAAGGCGGCAAACGCGGTGCCAGCCCAATGGAGCTGCTGCTGATGGGCGTGGCGGGCTGTTCCAGCATTGACGTGGTAGAAATTGCCAAAAAACAACGCCAACGCATTGTGGATTGCATTGCCACCGTAGAAGGCACACGCGCCGACAGCATTCCTAAAGTGTTTACCGAAATACACATTCATTTTCAAGTGATTGGCCATGATTTGAACCACGAAGCCATTGCCAAAGCGGTGTCCTTGTCTGCCGAAAAATACTGTTCCGCGTCCATTATGTTGGGCAAAGCCGCCAAAGTGAGCCACAGTTTTGAAATTGTGGCGGCAGAATAA
- a CDS encoding SixA phosphatase family protein, producing MLNLILWRHAQAEVGDKDLARRLTKKGRKQARKMAAFLREKLPEKPELWVSEAKRSRQTAAYLGRPTRRLAGLNPNVAAYDIAPILGECGENQTVIVVGHQPWIGDLAALLLNGNGEVAARSWAFKRGAIWWFEIGRTADDTLSVKLRMVMNPKDI from the coding sequence ATGTTGAATTTGATTTTGTGGCGACACGCCCAAGCCGAAGTGGGCGACAAAGATTTGGCACGGCGTTTGACGAAAAAAGGGCGCAAACAAGCGCGAAAAATGGCGGCATTTTTGCGCGAAAAGCTGCCTGAAAAACCCGAATTGTGGGTATCGGAAGCCAAGCGCAGTCGCCAAACGGCAGCCTATTTGGGTCGCCCCACGCGCCGTTTGGCTGGGCTGAACCCCAACGTGGCGGCATACGACATCGCCCCCATTTTGGGCGAATGTGGCGAAAACCAAACCGTGATTGTGGTGGGTCATCAACCGTGGATTGGCGATTTGGCGGCATTGCTGCTCAATGGCAATGGCGAGGTGGCGGCACGGTCGTGGGCGTTTAAAAGGGGGGCGATTTGGTGGTTTGAGATTGGTCGCACGGCAGACGATACTTTGTCGGTTAAATTGCGTATGGTCATGAATCCCAAAGACATTTAA
- the folK gene encoding 2-amino-4-hydroxy-6-hydroxymethyldihydropteridine diphosphokinase, giving the protein MNTAIIALGSNLDNPIAQIQNALAKLRQQPEIADLRVSSLYRTAPVGYADQPDFINAVAVLRTPLHALALLHLLQNVENEFGRVRSFQNAPRTLDLDVIDFNHEKWDTPELTLPHPRAHLRGFVMLPLAEIAPDWVLGEYGTAAEIATLLGDEGMVRLP; this is encoded by the coding sequence ATGAATACCGCCATCATCGCTTTGGGCAGCAATTTGGACAACCCCATTGCCCAAATCCAAAACGCGCTGGCAAAATTGCGTCAGCAGCCTGAAATTGCCGATTTGCGCGTGTCGTCTTTGTACCGCACCGCGCCCGTGGGCTATGCCGACCAACCCGATTTCATCAATGCGGTGGCGGTGCTGCGCACACCGCTCCATGCCTTGGCGTTGCTGCATTTGTTGCAAAATGTGGAAAATGAATTTGGGCGCGTGCGTTCATTTCAAAATGCACCGCGTACTTTGGATTTAGATGTGATTGATTTTAATCATGAAAAATGGGATACGCCCGAATTGACTTTGCCCCACCCACGCGCCCATTTGCGGGGATTTGTGATGTTGCCATTGGCAGAAATCGCACCCGATTGGGTTTTGGGGGAATACGGTACTGCCGCCGAAATCGCCACTCTTTTGGGTGATGAAGGCATGGTGCGTTTGCCCTGA
- a CDS encoding electron transfer flavoprotein-ubiquinone oxidoreductase, whose protein sequence is MTQTTERDSMQYDVVIVGAGVAGLTAAIKLKQIAQQNQREISICVLEKGSEVGAHTLSGAIIDPIALGELFPNWRELGAPLTRTVTQDKILFLTENQSFTMPITPPSFQNEGNYIISLGLLCKWLAEQAELLGVEIYAGFAASEILYHENGSVKGVATGNMGVDKNGSPTENFQAGMELHAQQTLFAEGARGSLSKQIIKQFALDKHSQPQTYGLGIKEIWEVSPEQCQAGLAMHTVGYPLDSKTYGGSFIYHLDNNQIAIGLVVGLDYQNPYLSPFEEMQRLKLHPAIRPMLEGGRRIAYGARALVEGGLQSLPKLAFEGGVLIGDAAGFLNVPRIKGSHAAMKSAMLAAEAIFPILDDLGDVPPEKGKIATQYQTLFENSWLYQELHQARNIRPAFKWGLLPAMAYTALEQYVFKGKTPWTISHHGSDSGSLKKADLFQAIHYPKPDGKLTFDRLSSVFLANVSHEENQPVHLQLKNPSLAIDVNYRDYASPETRYCPAGVYEIVQENNVPRLQINAANCVHCKTCDIKDPTQNINWVCPEGGGGPNYGAM, encoded by the coding sequence ATGACACAAACCACAGAACGCGACAGCATGCAATATGATGTGGTGATTGTTGGCGCAGGCGTGGCTGGCTTAACCGCCGCCATCAAATTAAAACAAATTGCCCAACAAAATCAACGTGAAATCAGCATTTGCGTTTTGGAAAAAGGCAGCGAAGTGGGCGCGCACACCCTTTCGGGGGCGATTATTGACCCGATTGCTTTGGGCGAATTGTTTCCGAATTGGCGCGAATTGGGCGCGCCGCTCACACGCACGGTTACGCAAGACAAAATTTTGTTTTTAACTGAAAATCAATCGTTTACCATGCCGATTACGCCACCCAGTTTTCAAAACGAGGGCAATTACATCATCAGCTTGGGCTTGTTGTGCAAATGGCTGGCTGAACAAGCCGAATTGTTGGGCGTGGAAATTTACGCAGGTTTTGCCGCCAGCGAGATTTTGTATCACGAAAATGGCAGCGTAAAAGGCGTGGCAACAGGCAATATGGGCGTGGACAAAAATGGCAGCCCCACCGAAAATTTTCAGGCAGGCATGGAATTGCACGCCCAACAAACCCTGTTTGCCGAAGGCGCGCGCGGTTCGTTGAGCAAACAAATCATCAAACAATTTGCGTTGGACAAACACAGCCAACCGCAAACTTATGGTTTGGGCATTAAGGAAATTTGGGAAGTGTCGCCCGAGCAATGTCAGGCAGGTTTGGCAATGCACACCGTGGGTTATCCTTTGGACAGCAAAACCTATGGCGGTTCATTCATTTATCATTTGGACAACAATCAAATTGCCATTGGTTTGGTGGTGGGTTTGGATTATCAAAATCCCTATTTGTCGCCTTTTGAAGAAATGCAACGCTTGAAACTGCACCCCGCCATTCGCCCCATGCTGGAAGGCGGCAGACGCATTGCCTATGGTGCGCGCGCTTTGGTGGAAGGCGGCTTGCAAAGTTTACCTAAATTGGCGTTTGAAGGTGGGGTTTTGATTGGCGATGCGGCTGGTTTTTTGAACGTGCCGCGCATTAAAGGCAGCCACGCGGCAATGAAATCTGCCATGCTTGCCGCCGAAGCGATTTTTCCGATTTTGGACGATTTGGGCGATGTGCCGCCTGAAAAAGGCAAAATCGCCACACAGTATCAAACTTTATTTGAAAACAGTTGGTTGTATCAAGAATTGCACCAAGCGCGCAATATTCGCCCTGCGTTTAAATGGGGTTTGTTGCCTGCCATGGCATACACGGCTTTGGAACAATATGTTTTCAAAGGCAAAACGCCTTGGACAATTTCCCATCACGGCAGCGATTCAGGCAGCCTGAAAAAAGCCGATTTGTTTCAAGCCATTCATTATCCCAAGCCAGATGGCAAGCTCACTTTTGACCGATTGAGCAGCGTGTTTTTGGCAAACGTGTCGCACGAAGAAAATCAACCCGTTCATTTGCAATTAAAAAACCCCAGCTTGGCAATCGATGTGAATTACCGTGATTATGCCAGCCCCGAAACGCGCTATTGCCCTGCTGGTGTGTACGAAATTGTGCAAGAAAACAACGTACCGCGTTTGCAAATCAACGCCGCCAACTGCGTGCATTGCAAAACCTGCGACATCAAAGACCCCACCCAAAACATCAATTGGGTTTGTCCAGAAGGTGGCGGTGGACCCAATTATGGCGCGATGTAG